From the genome of Pantoea alfalfae, one region includes:
- a CDS encoding chemotaxis protein: MDNFQKEIDERANLALSNKFELLLFRLGSDQLKGKSELFGINVFKLREIVPMPTITKAAGMRSPLLGMASIRGQFIPVIDLPAVAGCVPETGLNLLLVTEYARNTQAFAVESVENIVRLDWSQVHTAEAGIGGRNITSIACLDSDKQSNELAMVLDVEQILYDIIPSVRGVEPEAARPRAFNYRPGAVAIVAEDSKVARQLLEQGLKSMGIPALMFNTGLEAWEKIKLMSQEAQAAGESIHDKIALVLTDLEMPEMDGFTLTRNIKRDPILKVLPVVIHSSLSGSANEDHVRKVGADGYVAKFELNELSDVIFNVLDTAR; encoded by the coding sequence ATGGATAATTTTCAAAAAGAGATCGATGAAAGAGCGAACCTCGCGTTATCGAACAAGTTTGAGCTGCTGCTGTTTCGCTTAGGTTCCGATCAGCTGAAAGGCAAGTCTGAACTGTTTGGCATTAACGTCTTCAAGCTGCGTGAAATTGTACCGATGCCGACCATCACTAAAGCCGCGGGCATGCGTTCGCCGTTGCTGGGTATGGCGAGTATTCGTGGTCAGTTCATTCCGGTGATCGACCTGCCAGCGGTAGCGGGCTGTGTACCTGAAACCGGTCTTAACCTGCTGCTGGTGACCGAGTATGCCCGTAACACCCAGGCGTTTGCCGTGGAGTCAGTAGAGAACATCGTGCGCCTCGACTGGAGCCAGGTGCATACCGCCGAAGCCGGTATCGGTGGCCGCAATATTACCAGCATCGCCTGCCTGGACAGCGACAAGCAGAGCAACGAGCTGGCGATGGTGCTGGACGTTGAGCAGATTCTGTATGACATCATCCCTTCAGTGCGCGGCGTTGAACCGGAAGCGGCCAGACCGCGTGCCTTCAACTATCGCCCTGGTGCGGTCGCCATTGTGGCAGAAGATTCCAAAGTGGCGCGTCAGCTGCTGGAACAGGGCCTGAAGAGCATGGGCATTCCGGCGCTGATGTTTAACACCGGACTGGAAGCCTGGGAAAAAATTAAGCTGATGAGCCAGGAAGCACAGGCTGCAGGCGAGTCGATTCACGACAAAATTGCGCTGGTCCTGACCGATCTGGAGATGCCAGAGATGGATGGCTTTACGCTGACCCGCAACATCAAGCGGGACCCGATTCTCAAGGTTCTGCCGGTCGTCATTCACTCCTCACTCTCTGGCAGCGCCAACGAAGATCATGTGCGCAAAGTGGGTGCCGACGGTTATGTGGCGAAGTTTGAACTGAATGAGCTGTCAGACGTGATTTTCAACGTTCTCGACACTGCCCGCTAA